One genomic region from Amaranthus tricolor cultivar Red isolate AtriRed21 chromosome 12, ASM2621246v1, whole genome shotgun sequence encodes:
- the LOC130828644 gene encoding uncharacterized protein LOC130828644, with protein MDPRLEPFVRRSWEEKAAKRYADMLFKWRRTFKSKPEFKPPSFDNETWARWKADWERPDNKAISARNSSNGRGEKDKAEATHIGGSIPHARTMRDFEQSKGQRPTAHEIFTRTHEVFDN; from the exons ATGGACCCTCGCCTCGAACCTTTCGTTCGAAGGTCATGGGAGGAAAAAGCCGCAAAGCGCTATGcggatatgcttttcaaatggcgCAGGACATTTAAAAGCAAGCCTGAATTTAAACCTCCTTCCTTCGATAATGAGACCTGGGCACGATGGAAGGCTGATTGGGAACGCCCAGATAATAAAGCTATTTCGGCTAGGAATTCCTCCAATGGACGTGGAGAAAAAGACAAAGCTGAAGCCACCCATATAGGTGGCTCAATCCCGCACGCCAGAACAATGCGGGATTTT GAACAATCAAAAGGTCAAAGACCCACAGCTCACGAAATTTTTACACGAACACATGAGGTCTTTGACAATTAA